A single region of the Deefgea piscis genome encodes:
- the tadA gene encoding tRNA adenosine(34) deaminase TadA, translating to MSHTDLDFMQAALQEAELAFALGEVPVGAVVVYRGEIIGRGHNQPIHRHDPSAHAEMLAIRQAAQHLGNYRLPECELFITLEPCLMCSGVILQSRIARVVYALAEPKTGAAGSVCNPYLEPRLNQHTRIEQGAGGEAAKQLLQAFFSQKRLVPTPKKALTLAGLANFRDLGGMKTSDGRVVRSVRLFRSDQLIGLQDQAAFAALQIKTIWDFRSAAEVARYPDPKWPQINVLTGDVLAESLQQSTLHLDALLADPQQLDLHLGNGQAAILMAGLYRDMVNNAHAQQVMRQWLSSLCDEQQYPVLFHCTAGKDRTGWAAVLLLTILGVPHERILRDYLASNANVLRKYQPMIARCVANGADVAILNAIFGVEATYLKAALHEVKKISGTLPRYIEHVLGINQQQQAAIRSHLLD from the coding sequence TTGAGTCACACCGATTTAGATTTTATGCAGGCGGCGTTACAAGAGGCCGAGCTGGCGTTTGCTTTGGGCGAGGTGCCAGTCGGCGCTGTCGTAGTCTATCGCGGGGAGATCATCGGCCGTGGGCATAATCAACCCATCCATCGTCACGACCCGAGTGCGCATGCCGAGATGCTGGCAATTCGCCAAGCTGCGCAGCATCTGGGCAATTACCGCCTACCCGAGTGTGAGCTGTTTATTACGCTTGAGCCGTGTTTAATGTGTAGTGGCGTTATTTTGCAATCGCGCATCGCGCGCGTGGTGTATGCACTCGCCGAGCCTAAAACTGGGGCAGCCGGTAGTGTGTGTAATCCCTATTTAGAGCCTCGTTTAAATCAGCATACGCGGATTGAACAAGGCGCAGGTGGCGAAGCGGCAAAGCAGCTATTACAAGCTTTCTTTAGCCAAAAACGGCTTGTACCAACACCCAAAAAAGCATTAACGCTGGCCGGCCTAGCAAATTTTCGTGATCTGGGTGGCATGAAAACCAGCGATGGGCGGGTGGTGAGATCTGTTCGCTTGTTTCGATCGGACCAACTGATTGGGCTGCAAGATCAAGCAGCATTTGCCGCGCTGCAGATTAAAACCATCTGGGATTTTCGCTCTGCCGCCGAAGTGGCGCGCTATCCCGATCCCAAATGGCCGCAAATTAACGTCTTAACGGGCGACGTGTTGGCCGAATCTTTACAACAATCGACCCTGCATTTAGATGCCTTATTGGCCGATCCTCAGCAATTGGACTTGCATCTAGGCAATGGGCAGGCGGCCATATTGATGGCCGGCCTATATCGCGATATGGTCAATAATGCACACGCTCAACAAGTCATGAGGCAGTGGCTGAGCTCACTTTGCGATGAACAGCAATATCCGGTGTTGTTTCATTGTACTGCAGGCAAAGATCGCACCGGTTGGGCTGCGGTTTTATTGTTGACGATTTTAGGCGTGCCGCACGAGCGGATTTTGCGCGACTATTTGGCGAGTAATGCCAATGTGTTGCGTAAATACCAGCCTATGATTGCGCGCTGCGTCGCTAATGGCGCTGATGTGGCCATTTTGAATGCAATCTTTGGGGTGGAAGCGACTTATCTAAAGGCCGCACTGCATGAAGTCAAAAAAATATCCGGCACGCTACCGCGCTATATTGAGCATGTCTTGGGCATCAATCAGCAGCAGCAAGCCGCAATACGCTCACATCTACTCGATTAA
- the trpC gene encoding indole-3-glycerol phosphate synthase TrpC has product MSDILKKIWATKFEEVAAAKKHLPLAEIRAQAEANQEHRDFVAAIRAKHAAGKAGVIAEIKKASPSKGVMRDPFVPAEIAADYAAHGAACLSVLTDVQYFQGHADYLKAARAACALPALRKDFMVDEYQFFEARAWGADCILLIAAELDLAQMRDFEALAHSLGMAVLVEVHNGKELDAALQLTTPLVGVNNRNLRTFEVSLQTTIDLLPRIIDAGGNRIAVCESGIHAPGDVQLMHDHAVHTYLVGEAFMRQASPGQGLSDLFNPIYK; this is encoded by the coding sequence ATGTCCGACATCCTAAAAAAAATCTGGGCGACGAAGTTTGAAGAAGTCGCTGCGGCTAAAAAACACCTTCCGCTCGCCGAAATCCGTGCGCAGGCGGAAGCCAATCAAGAGCACCGTGATTTTGTTGCGGCGATTCGTGCCAAACACGCGGCAGGCAAAGCGGGGGTGATTGCGGAGATCAAAAAGGCCAGCCCAAGCAAAGGCGTGATGCGCGATCCGTTTGTGCCGGCAGAGATTGCCGCCGATTATGCGGCCCATGGTGCGGCGTGTTTGTCGGTACTGACCGATGTGCAATATTTTCAAGGCCACGCTGATTACCTAAAAGCCGCGCGCGCGGCCTGCGCTTTACCAGCGCTGCGTAAAGACTTTATGGTCGACGAGTATCAGTTTTTTGAAGCGCGCGCTTGGGGCGCCGATTGTATTTTACTGATTGCCGCCGAGCTCGATTTAGCGCAAATGCGCGATTTTGAAGCGCTAGCGCATAGCCTAGGTATGGCGGTCTTGGTTGAGGTACATAACGGCAAAGAGCTTGATGCGGCGTTGCAATTAACCACGCCATTAGTCGGCGTGAATAACCGCAACTTGCGTACGTTTGAAGTCAGCTTACAAACGACGATCGACTTATTGCCACGGATTATTGATGCTGGTGGCAACCGAATCGCCGTCTGTGAAAGTGGTATTCATGCGCCCGGTGATGTGCAACTTATGCATGATCATGCGGTACATACTTATTTGGTGGGTGAGGCCTTTATGCGCCAAGCCTCACCGGGGCAAGGCTTAAGTGATTTATTTAATCCAATTTATAAATAA
- the trpD gene encoding anthranilate phosphoribosyltransferase codes for MITVQAALNRLIDNNELFYDEMLHLMRQIMSGEMTPAQIAALLIGLRTKVETVSEIAAAATVMREFSTKVAVQDQRHLVDTCGTGGDGAHTFNISTCSAFVAAAAGAKVAKHGGRSVSSSSGSADVLESFGVNLNLTAEQVGQCIDEVGLGFMFAPNHHSAMKYVAPVRKELGVRTIFNILGPLTNPAGADNQVMGVFHPDLVGIQVRVLQKLGAKHILIVHGKDGMDEISISGPTMIAELKDGQITEYEFDPRQLGFELADIKTLHASNAAESKAIIDSVLNGETGPCRDIVLLNAGAAIYAANLAVTLEDGINAAHEVIASGAAKAKLDALIRFTQALA; via the coding sequence ATGATTACCGTACAAGCCGCACTCAATCGCCTGATCGACAATAACGAATTGTTTTACGATGAAATGCTGCATCTAATGCGGCAAATCATGTCGGGCGAAATGACACCCGCGCAAATCGCAGCGCTCTTGATTGGTCTGCGTACCAAGGTCGAAACTGTCTCTGAAATCGCCGCTGCGGCCACCGTGATGCGCGAATTTTCGACCAAAGTGGCAGTGCAAGATCAACGCCACCTCGTTGACACCTGCGGCACCGGTGGCGATGGCGCGCATACGTTTAATATTTCCACCTGCTCCGCTTTTGTTGCTGCGGCAGCAGGCGCCAAAGTCGCCAAACACGGCGGCCGATCAGTATCATCGAGCTCTGGCTCGGCCGATGTGCTCGAAAGCTTTGGCGTGAACCTCAATCTGACTGCCGAACAAGTCGGCCAGTGCATCGACGAAGTCGGTTTGGGCTTTATGTTTGCCCCCAACCACCACAGCGCAATGAAATACGTCGCGCCAGTGCGCAAAGAGCTTGGGGTACGGACGATTTTTAATATCCTTGGCCCGCTCACAAATCCTGCGGGTGCTGACAATCAAGTGATGGGCGTGTTTCACCCTGATCTTGTGGGTATTCAAGTGCGAGTATTACAAAAGCTGGGCGCCAAGCACATACTCATCGTCCATGGCAAAGACGGCATGGATGAAATCTCAATCAGCGGCCCAACGATGATTGCTGAACTCAAAGACGGACAAATCACCGAATACGAATTTGACCCACGCCAGCTGGGATTTGAACTTGCCGACATTAAAACACTGCACGCCAGCAATGCTGCTGAGTCCAAAGCGATCATCGACAGCGTCCTTAACGGTGAAACCGGCCCCTGCCGCGACATCGTCTTACTGAATGCTGGTGCTGCCATCTACGCCGCCAACTTAGCCGTCACCCTCGAAGACGGCATTAACGCGGCGCATGAAGTGATTGCCAGTGGCGCGGCGAAAGCGAAATTGGATGCATTAATTCGTTTTACACAGGCGCTCGCCTAA
- a CDS encoding anthranilate synthase component II, whose translation MLLMIDNYDSFTYNLVQYFGELGQEVQVHRNDEISIEQIEALAPKYLVISPGPCSPSEAGISVAAIKHFAGKLPIMGVCLGHQAIGEAFGGVVLHAKTLMHGKVSPVIHNDIGMFKDIPSPVTVTRYHSLAIERDTLPDCLEVTAWTTDGEIMGVRHKTLAIEGVQFHPESILTEHGHQMLANFLREFS comes from the coding sequence ATGTTACTGATGATCGACAACTACGACAGTTTTACTTACAACTTAGTGCAATATTTTGGTGAACTCGGCCAAGAAGTCCAAGTACATCGCAACGATGAAATCAGCATCGAACAAATCGAAGCTTTAGCGCCAAAATATCTGGTGATTTCACCCGGCCCTTGCTCACCTAGCGAGGCGGGCATTTCGGTAGCGGCGATCAAGCATTTTGCTGGCAAGCTGCCAATTATGGGCGTGTGCTTGGGGCATCAAGCGATTGGTGAAGCTTTTGGCGGTGTGGTTTTGCACGCCAAAACACTGATGCATGGCAAGGTATCGCCTGTTATCCATAACGATATCGGGATGTTCAAAGATATACCGTCACCGGTTACGGTAACGCGTTATCACTCACTGGCCATTGAGCGCGACACACTTCCCGATTGCCTTGAAGTCACAGCATGGACCACCGACGGCGAAATCATGGGGGTGCGCCATAAAACGCTAGCCATCGAAGGCGTGCAATTTCACCCTGAATCGATTTTGACCGAGCATGGCCATCAAATGCTGGCTAATTTCTTACGCGAATTTTCTTAA
- the trpE gene encoding anthranilate synthase component I: MISRIEFDALASQGFNRIPLIQELFADLDTPLSVYLKLANRPYSYLLESVVGGERFGRYSFIGLPARTRIKVCGMRTELIHDDLVIETHDGNPLDFIESYQARFKAPPSKGLPRFMGGLVGYFGYETIRYIERKLAQCQKDDPIGAPDIQLLLSEEIVVVDNLSGKLYLVVYADPQQAGAFDTASARIHELRMKLREPANMALSLPTGNVGVPVSEFGEAPFKAAVLKAKDYIKDGDVMQVVLAQRMSAPMHASAMSLYRSLRSINPSPYMFYYDFGDMQIVGASPEILVRLEDDTVTVRPIAGTRTRGKDRAEDLALEQELLADEKEIAEHVMLIDLGRNDAGRVAQTGSVKLVDKMIVERYSHVMHIVSSVEAKLKPKLSAVDVLKATFPAGTVSGAPKVRAMEIIDELEPTKRGVYSGAVGYLGFNGDMDVAIALRTAVVKNQTLYMQAGAGIVADSVPQSEWQETLNKARAVLRAAELAEQGLDA, translated from the coding sequence ATGATTTCCCGCATCGAATTTGATGCCTTGGCCAGCCAAGGCTTTAACCGCATTCCGCTGATTCAAGAATTATTTGCTGATTTAGATACCCCGCTATCGGTGTACCTTAAACTCGCCAATCGCCCGTATTCTTATTTATTAGAATCGGTCGTCGGTGGTGAGCGATTTGGTCGCTATTCATTTATTGGCTTACCCGCGCGCACCCGAATCAAAGTATGCGGCATGCGCACCGAGCTGATTCATGATGATCTGGTCATTGAAACGCATGATGGCAATCCACTGGATTTTATCGAAAGCTACCAAGCCCGCTTTAAAGCACCACCAAGCAAAGGCTTGCCACGTTTTATGGGCGGTTTGGTCGGTTATTTTGGCTATGAAACGATTCGTTATATCGAGCGCAAACTCGCGCAATGCCAGAAAGACGACCCGATTGGCGCGCCCGATATTCAGTTATTACTCTCTGAAGAAATCGTCGTGGTCGATAACTTGAGCGGCAAACTGTATTTAGTGGTGTACGCCGATCCGCAGCAAGCGGGCGCATTTGACACTGCCAGCGCACGCATTCATGAATTAAGAATGAAATTACGTGAGCCGGCCAATATGGCGCTCTCTTTACCGACTGGCAATGTGGGCGTACCGGTGTCTGAATTTGGTGAAGCGCCGTTTAAAGCGGCCGTACTCAAAGCCAAAGATTACATCAAAGATGGCGATGTGATGCAGGTGGTGCTAGCGCAACGCATGAGTGCGCCAATGCACGCCTCGGCGATGTCCTTATATCGCTCTTTGCGCAGTATTAATCCATCGCCGTATATGTTTTATTACGATTTTGGCGATATGCAAATTGTTGGCGCGTCGCCAGAAATTTTGGTGCGACTTGAAGACGACACCGTGACTGTGCGCCCCATTGCTGGTACGCGAACTCGGGGCAAAGATCGCGCAGAAGATCTCGCGCTCGAGCAAGAGCTACTCGCTGACGAAAAAGAAATCGCCGAACACGTGATGCTGATTGACTTGGGCCGCAATGACGCAGGTCGCGTGGCACAAACTGGCTCGGTCAAACTCGTCGACAAAATGATTGTTGAGCGCTACTCCCACGTGATGCACATTGTGTCGAGCGTCGAAGCCAAGCTCAAACCCAAACTCAGCGCGGTTGACGTACTTAAAGCCACCTTCCCTGCGGGCACCGTTTCTGGCGCGCCCAAAGTACGGGCGATGGAAATCATTGACGAGTTGGAACCGACTAAACGCGGTGTTTATTCCGGCGCAGTCGGTTATCTGGGCTTTAACGGCGATATGGACGTCGCCATTGCGCTGCGCACCGCAGTGGTTAAAAACCAAACGCTGTATATGCAAGCCGGCGCCGGCATTGTGGCCGATTCAGTACCGCAAAGCGAATGGCAAGAAACACTCAACAAAGCCCGTGCAGTGCTCCGCGCCGCCGAGCTCGCTGAACAAGGCTTGGACGCTTAA
- a CDS encoding phosphoglycolate phosphatase — translation MSIIACAFDLDGTLVDSIHDLARAANLARADAGLSPLESDRVASFVGDGAASLVARVLADSHDAEYTGSDIQREGMLSFNAHYLAGLHIATRFYPKVLATLHLLRERQIPLALVTNKPERFTLPLLREMGIDTHFDVVVAGDTVSNKKPSADPLLYAASRLNVPTSQLLMVGDSINDVLSARAAGCPVLAVSYGYGSDVESLNADAVIHSFADLCDFLDLA, via the coding sequence ATGAGTATTATTGCTTGTGCATTTGACCTTGACGGCACTTTAGTCGATTCAATCCATGACTTGGCCCGTGCCGCCAATTTAGCCCGTGCCGACGCGGGGCTGTCCCCACTGGAAAGTGACCGCGTGGCGAGCTTTGTTGGCGATGGCGCGGCGAGTTTAGTAGCAAGGGTATTGGCCGACAGCCATGATGCAGAATACACTGGTAGCGATATACAGCGTGAGGGTATGCTGAGCTTTAATGCGCACTACCTTGCCGGACTACATATCGCAACGCGCTTTTACCCAAAAGTGCTTGCCACCTTACATTTACTACGCGAGCGGCAAATCCCATTAGCACTGGTCACCAATAAGCCAGAGCGTTTTACCCTACCCTTGCTACGCGAGATGGGCATCGACACGCATTTTGATGTGGTGGTCGCGGGCGACACCGTCAGCAATAAAAAACCATCGGCTGATCCGCTACTGTATGCCGCCAGCCGATTAAACGTCCCCACCAGTCAATTGCTGATGGTCGGCGACTCAATCAACGATGTACTTTCTGCCCGAGCGGCAGGTTGTCCAGTTTTAGCGGTGAGTTATGGTTATGGCAGCGACGTTGAGTCGCTCAATGCCGATGCGGTAATTCATAGCTTTGCTGATTTATGTGACTTTCTCGATCTCGCTTAA
- a CDS encoding ArsC/Spx/MgsR family protein translates to MQLLHNPRCSKSREALSELSVLGYTPDVRLYLDNALSVDEITALLAMLDIAALDLVRQKEPLWAELCQGRALSAAQIIAHLAAHPQLIERPILIHQGKAAIGRPFARLLTIL, encoded by the coding sequence ATGCAGCTGCTGCACAATCCACGCTGTAGCAAAAGCCGCGAAGCCCTAAGCGAACTAAGTGTACTAGGGTATACACCCGACGTTCGTCTTTACCTTGATAACGCGCTGAGCGTCGATGAAATCACGGCTTTATTGGCGATGCTCGACATCGCTGCGCTGGATTTGGTGCGGCAAAAAGAACCGCTCTGGGCTGAGTTATGCCAAGGGCGAGCATTAAGCGCAGCGCAGATTATCGCGCACTTAGCTGCGCACCCACAGTTGATCGAGCGGCCGATCTTAATTCACCAAGGCAAAGCAGCAATCGGCCGCCCTTTTGCGCGTTTACTCACTATTTTGTAA
- the rpe gene encoding ribulose-phosphate 3-epimerase: MTYRIAPSILSADFARLGEEVKNVIAAGADIIHFDVMDNHYVPNLTIGPLVCDAIRPWTDAPIDVHLMVKPVDRIIPDFAKAGANIITFHPEASEHIDRSLGLIKESGCKAGLVFNPATPLHYLDYVMDKIDMILLMSVNPGYGGQSFIAETLVKARQARALIDAYTAKTGREIWLEIDGGVKVDNIAACAAAGVDTFVAGSAIYGQPDYKTVIDQMRAELAKVA; this comes from the coding sequence ATGACTTATCGCATCGCCCCAAGTATTTTATCGGCTGACTTTGCCCGTTTGGGTGAAGAAGTAAAAAACGTTATCGCTGCTGGCGCCGACATCATTCACTTTGATGTGATGGACAACCATTACGTGCCTAATCTCACCATAGGCCCTTTGGTTTGCGATGCCATCCGGCCATGGACCGACGCGCCGATTGATGTGCATTTAATGGTAAAGCCAGTAGATCGCATTATCCCTGACTTTGCCAAAGCGGGCGCCAACATCATTACCTTTCACCCCGAAGCCTCTGAGCATATTGATCGCTCTTTAGGTTTAATTAAAGAGTCGGGCTGTAAAGCAGGCTTGGTATTTAATCCGGCAACCCCACTGCATTACCTTGACTACGTAATGGACAAAATTGACATGATTTTGCTGATGTCAGTCAATCCCGGTTATGGCGGTCAATCCTTTATCGCCGAAACTTTAGTCAAAGCACGGCAGGCCCGCGCACTCATCGATGCCTATACCGCCAAAACAGGGCGTGAAATTTGGCTGGAAATCGATGGCGGGGTCAAAGTTGACAATATTGCCGCATGTGCGGCCGCAGGGGTCGACACCTTTGTTGCGGGTTCCGCCATTTATGGCCAGCCCGATTACAAAACCGTCATTGACCAAATGCGCGCCGAACTGGCCAAGGTGGCGTAA
- the apaG gene encoding Co2+/Mg2+ efflux protein ApaG: protein MEATYKISVTARPFYLAEQSNESAEQYTFAYQITITNEGNVPAKLMARHWVIEDGQGQKQEVRGLGVVGEHPEIAPGESFEYTSGVTLNAPVGTMRGSYQMMAADGTEFEATIAPFILSMPRTLH from the coding sequence TTGGAAGCCACTTACAAAATAAGCGTTACGGCTCGGCCGTTTTATCTCGCTGAGCAGTCCAATGAAAGCGCAGAGCAATACACTTTTGCGTATCAAATTACGATTACCAATGAAGGCAATGTACCCGCAAAATTAATGGCGCGGCATTGGGTGATTGAAGATGGCCAAGGTCAGAAACAAGAAGTTCGCGGTTTGGGTGTGGTCGGTGAACATCCTGAAATAGCACCCGGCGAGAGCTTTGAATACACCAGTGGCGTAACGCTCAATGCCCCGGTTGGCACCATGCGCGGTAGTTATCAAATGATGGCGGCTGATGGTACTGAATTTGAAGCCACGATTGCGCCATTTATTCTTTCTATGCCCCGGACACTGCATTAA
- a CDS encoding ABCB family ABC transporter ATP-binding protein/permease, translating into MTSTVEKNLKPPRKDWQTLSTLLPYLMQYKFRVFAALSLLIAAKLANVSVPLVLKDIVDHLDVQNQALVLPLTLILAYGALRLSSAVFGEMRDAVFAKVTQGAIRRVALQVFEHLHRLSLRFHLERQTGGMSRDIDRGTKGIAFLLNFMLFNILPTLVEIALVAVILLKKYDWWFAAVTFATVAIYIAFTLGVTEWRMRYRREMNTLDSNANTRAIDSLINYETVKYFGNERWEAERYDASMQQWEGAAVRNQVSLSFLNAGQAIIIAVGVTLLVGMAADGVVKGTMTLGDLVLVNAFLLQLYAPLNFLGFVYREIKNSLADMEKMFGLMSKGAEIKDKPNAQALQTPSAAITFSHVDFGYEQNRQILQDISFSIPAGKTVAVVGASGAGKSTLSRLLYRFYDVNSGAIEINGVDLRDLTQASLRSHIGIVPQDTVLFNDTIYYNIAYGKPTASRDEVIEAAKSAHIYDFIMALPEGFDTTVGERGLKLSGGEKQRVAIARTVLKNPPILIFDEATSALDSHTEKAIQAELKAISLNRTTLVVAHRLSTISDADEILVMRDGCIVERGNHRKLLALDGVYAQMWALQLSAE; encoded by the coding sequence ATGACATCAACAGTAGAAAAAAACTTAAAACCACCACGTAAAGATTGGCAAACCTTATCCACTTTATTGCCTTACTTGATGCAATATAAGTTTCGGGTTTTTGCTGCCCTTAGCCTGCTGATTGCCGCAAAACTCGCCAATGTGTCGGTGCCTTTGGTGCTCAAAGATATTGTCGACCATCTGGATGTGCAAAATCAGGCCTTGGTGCTGCCACTGACGTTGATTTTGGCGTATGGCGCACTGCGATTGAGTTCGGCGGTGTTTGGTGAAATGCGCGATGCAGTCTTTGCCAAAGTCACCCAAGGTGCAATTCGTCGAGTGGCCTTGCAGGTTTTTGAGCATTTGCATCGCTTGTCGTTGCGCTTTCATTTGGAGCGCCAAACTGGTGGCATGAGTCGCGATATCGATCGCGGCACCAAGGGGATTGCGTTTTTATTGAACTTTATGTTGTTCAATATTTTGCCAACCTTGGTTGAGATTGCTTTAGTCGCGGTGATTTTGCTTAAAAAATACGATTGGTGGTTTGCCGCAGTCACGTTTGCAACGGTGGCGATTTATATCGCATTCACGCTGGGCGTCACCGAATGGCGAATGCGCTATCGCCGTGAAATGAATACCTTAGATTCCAATGCCAATACCCGGGCCATTGATAGTTTAATTAACTATGAAACCGTCAAATACTTCGGCAATGAGCGCTGGGAAGCCGAGCGCTACGACGCCAGCATGCAGCAATGGGAAGGCGCGGCGGTGCGTAATCAGGTCTCTTTGTCGTTTTTAAACGCCGGGCAGGCGATCATTATTGCCGTAGGGGTGACGCTTTTGGTCGGTATGGCAGCCGACGGGGTGGTTAAAGGCACGATGACACTGGGCGATTTGGTTTTGGTGAATGCATTTTTATTGCAGTTGTATGCACCATTGAATTTTTTGGGCTTTGTTTACCGCGAAATTAAGAATTCTTTAGCCGATATGGAAAAAATGTTTGGCTTAATGAGTAAAGGCGCTGAAATCAAAGACAAACCCAATGCTCAAGCCTTACAAACCCCGAGCGCGGCCATTACCTTTTCACATGTTGATTTTGGCTATGAGCAAAATCGACAAATCTTGCAAGACATTAGTTTTAGCATCCCTGCAGGGAAAACAGTCGCAGTGGTTGGTGCCAGTGGTGCGGGTAAATCGACCTTGTCGCGCTTGTTATATCGTTTTTATGATGTGAATTCGGGTGCAATCGAAATAAATGGTGTTGATCTGCGTGATTTAACGCAGGCTAGTTTGCGCTCGCACATTGGCATTGTGCCGCAAGATACCGTTTTGTTTAACGATACAATTTACTACAACATTGCTTACGGAAAGCCAACGGCGAGTCGTGATGAAGTGATTGAGGCGGCAAAATCAGCGCATATTTACGATTTTATTATGGCTTTGCCCGAAGGTTTTGATACCACCGTCGGTGAGCGAGGTTTGAAATTGTCAGGTGGTGAAAAGCAAAGGGTAGCGATTGCGCGTACGGTGTTGAAAAACCCGCCAATCTTGATTTTTGATGAGGCCACCAGTGCGCTCGACTCTCATACCGAGAAGGCGATTCAGGCTGAATTAAAAGCGATTTCTCTAAATCGAACGACTTTAGTCGTAGCGCATCGCTTGTCGACGATTTCGGATGCTGATGAAATTTTGGTGATGCGTGATGGCTGCATTGTTGAGCGTGGCAATCATCGTAAATTGCTGGCTTTGGATGGTGTTTATGCCCAAATGTGGGCGTTGCAGTTGAGTGCAGAGTAA
- a CDS encoding amino acid permease has product MSLDRKDWEWVLTCFGTAVGAGILYLPIRAGLGGIWPMLILTAIIFPITFVAHRGITRVVASCPKPTDIIGAVEYDLGRNVGFAVSILYFLSIVTICVGYATGVTNIVESFLHNQLGVVGTSRTVLTFLLLAGLTGVILAGEKFMVRITSMMTFPLIIMLAGLSIYMIPQWNTAILSAPFEVGDVFKNMLLLFPVLVFAMNFSPVCSTLAASYRSQYAADEAVKRTDGIIKWTSLILLVFVMFFVFSMVLATSPEVLAASQAKNVDILTTVSLIVSQPFLQYLIPLIAFLAIASSYFGHFVGTREGLVGITTRVMTWNNPAAEANLNLKKINMIVTIVMMIGLWFLAVYNPPILKIIGALSAPIIAIYAYLMPVMLMKRIPRLFIYQSKTAGFIFVMGLVGIVGDFVGSYL; this is encoded by the coding sequence ATGTCGTTAGATCGTAAAGATTGGGAATGGGTATTGACGTGCTTCGGAACAGCAGTAGGGGCTGGGATCTTATACCTCCCTATCCGAGCTGGTTTGGGTGGGATTTGGCCGATGTTGATTTTAACGGCAATTATTTTCCCAATTACGTTTGTTGCGCATCGTGGGATTACGCGGGTTGTGGCATCGTGCCCTAAGCCAACAGACATTATTGGCGCAGTTGAATATGACCTTGGTCGTAATGTCGGGTTTGCTGTTTCTATTCTTTACTTCTTGTCTATTGTGACCATCTGTGTGGGCTATGCCACAGGTGTGACCAATATCGTAGAGTCTTTCTTACACAATCAATTGGGCGTTGTCGGTACGTCACGCACCGTGCTGACTTTTTTGCTCTTGGCTGGTTTGACCGGTGTCATTTTGGCTGGTGAAAAATTCATGGTTCGCATTACGTCGATGATGACGTTTCCGTTGATCATTATGCTAGCTGGTTTGTCGATTTATATGATTCCACAATGGAATACAGCGATTTTAAGCGCGCCGTTTGAGGTGGGTGATGTGTTTAAAAATATGCTGTTATTGTTCCCAGTGTTAGTTTTTGCGATGAATTTTTCGCCAGTTTGCTCAACACTAGCAGCTTCGTATCGTTCGCAATATGCTGCTGATGAAGCCGTAAAACGCACCGATGGCATTATCAAATGGACTTCATTGATTTTGTTGGTTTTTGTGATGTTCTTTGTGTTTTCGATGGTGTTGGCGACGTCACCTGAAGTGTTGGCGGCATCACAAGCGAAAAACGTTGATATTTTGACAACGGTGTCTTTAATAGTTTCGCAGCCATTCTTGCAATATTTGATTCCACTGATTGCGTTTTTAGCCATTGCTAGCTCGTATTTTGGTCATTTTGTCGGTACCCGTGAAGGTTTGGTGGGGATTACGACTCGAGTGATGACTTGGAATAATCCAGCAGCAGAAGCAAATTTAAATCTTAAAAAAATCAATATGATCGTGACCATTGTCATGATGATTGGTCTTTGGTTCTTGGCGGTTTACAACCCACCAATTCTAAAAATCATCGGCGCTTTGTCGGCACCAATTATTGCGATTTATGCGTACTTGATGCCTGTGATGTTGATGAAACGAATTCCGCGTTTGTTTATCTATCAATCAAAAACCGCTGGATTTATCTTTGTGATGGGTTTGGTCGGTATTGTTGGTGATTTTGTCGGTAGTTATTTGTAA